A genomic stretch from Lathyrus oleraceus cultivar Zhongwan6 chromosome 2, CAAS_Psat_ZW6_1.0, whole genome shotgun sequence includes:
- the LOC127122791 gene encoding proline-rich receptor-like protein kinase PERK8 produces the protein MHPLLPPQRTQVESASSLVQKFNLTTTTLLISEAQLFNEPISPPSSTPSSPPYYNISSDSDQSEPSDPQSPTLTQLQAHAISAQNPSELETTIPSPYKHPTTPPFEPHTETPFENPITQPSDPPTETIPVPPAPISPTSEPEPSFPTLEEAIALFSKSSMEKIISLSENSRISDDPSVMRIH, from the exons atgcatcctctactgcCTCCACAAAGGACTCAAGTTGAATCTGCTAGCTCTCTTGTTCAA AAATTCAATCTAACCACCACAACACTACTAATATCTGAGGCCCAACTATTCAATGAACCCATATCACCACCCTCCTCCACTCCCTCATCTCCACCCTACTACAACATTTCATCTGACTCTGACCAATCTGAACCATCTGACCCTCAATCCCCTACTCTTACGCAACTCCAAGCTCACGCCATCTCCGCTCAAAATCCATCTGAGCTAGAAACAACCATCCCTTCCCCATATAAACACCCAACAACACCACCCTTTGAACCTCACACAGAAACACCCTTTGAAAACCCTATTACCCAACCATCTGACCCTCCCACTGAAACCATCCCCGTACCACCAGCACCTATATCTCCCACCTCTGAACCTGAACCTTCCTTTCCCACTTTGGAAGAGGCAATAGCCCTATTTTCTAAGTCGTCAATGGAAAAGATCATATCACTGTCTGAAAACTCTAgaatcagtgatgatccctctgtAATGAGGATTCACTAG